From Marinobacterium sp. LSUCC0821, a single genomic window includes:
- the mvk gene encoding mevalonate kinase → MIKYSAPGNLMLMGEHAILHGEPALAMAVTKRIELTLEPLNTTSIEIVSGLGYYTSDLRHIEQSDTFAFLVAAIEQVPELSSGFKVSIESEFSHQVGLGSSAAVTAAMVAALLEYASVSVTPEEVFKRALAAVHQVQNGRGSGTDLAACIYGGIVAYEMAERVVRPLASTPDIDLYFVGYKMKTPDVLALVESYAQRSPEIYANLYRLMGDVTRATEVAINKSDLAQLGQLMNQYSGLMEALGVCDQQLAKLQYQLRAEPDVMGVKISGSGLGDCVLALGKADPKRIGFDHIPVSISKDGLRRES, encoded by the coding sequence ATGATTAAATACTCAGCCCCTGGCAATCTGATGTTGATGGGTGAGCACGCTATCCTGCATGGTGAGCCTGCATTGGCTATGGCGGTTACTAAGCGGATAGAGCTAACTCTTGAGCCACTAAACACTACCTCAATTGAGATAGTTTCTGGATTAGGTTACTACACCAGTGACCTTCGCCATATAGAACAATCAGATACCTTCGCGTTTTTGGTCGCAGCTATTGAGCAAGTGCCGGAGCTCAGTTCAGGTTTTAAAGTCTCTATCGAAAGCGAATTTTCACATCAGGTGGGACTTGGATCATCAGCGGCTGTCACTGCTGCCATGGTTGCGGCGCTTCTTGAATATGCATCAGTTTCTGTGACGCCTGAAGAGGTGTTTAAACGCGCGCTTGCAGCTGTTCATCAGGTTCAAAATGGGCGTGGTTCTGGAACTGATCTTGCTGCCTGTATCTATGGCGGTATTGTGGCCTACGAGATGGCAGAACGGGTTGTAAGACCACTGGCCTCGACCCCGGATATTGATCTCTATTTTGTGGGCTACAAGATGAAGACACCAGACGTGTTGGCACTGGTTGAGAGCTATGCTCAGCGTTCGCCTGAGATCTATGCCAACCTCTATCGTCTAATGGGGGATGTTACCCGTGCCACAGAAGTTGCTATCAATAAGAGTGACCTTGCACAACTAGGTCAGCTTATGAATCAATACTCGGGCTTAATGGAAGCTCTGGGTGTATGTGACCAACAGCTAGCCAAATTACAGTACCAGCTTCGCGCTGAACCAGATGTTATGGGTGTAAAGATTTCAGGTTCAGGGCTTGGCGATTGTGTTTTAGCTCTAGGGAAAGCTGATCCTAAGCGTATAGGTTTTGATCACATCCCTGTTTCAATTTCTAAAGATGGTTTAAGGAGAGAGTCGTGA
- the mvaD gene encoding diphosphomevalonate decarboxylase produces MNKAEVLAKVLPDVTDVVASAEHFAPSNIALCKYWGKRDAELNLPINPSLSISLRDLGTHTKVTPLDQPVDRVILNGHEMHPETKFAQRISRFIDLFRRDSAIGFLVETRNNIPTQAGLASSASGFAALTLALNDSFGFNLSKEALSMIARMGSGSASRSIYQGFVEWHMGHREDGLDSHAHPIDIQWPGLAVGLIKIDVGEKSIDSRSGMQRTIETSHLYNSWPAQANADLAKLHEALNTHNFELLASTAEHNAMSMHATFASSWPPLVYWLPDSLAAMHKVWQLRQQGLALYFTMDAGPNLKLLFEKSSLNDVVSHFPEMELVLPFGE; encoded by the coding sequence GTGAATAAAGCTGAGGTTTTAGCCAAGGTTCTTCCTGATGTAACAGATGTGGTTGCCTCAGCAGAGCATTTCGCGCCAAGTAATATCGCGCTCTGTAAATATTGGGGGAAGCGAGATGCTGAACTCAATCTACCTATTAACCCATCGCTCTCGATTTCACTGCGTGACCTTGGTACCCACACTAAAGTTACACCGCTCGATCAACCCGTAGATCGCGTTATTTTGAATGGTCATGAGATGCACCCCGAGACCAAGTTCGCGCAGCGCATCTCTCGGTTTATTGATCTATTTCGTCGTGATTCTGCGATCGGTTTTTTAGTTGAAACACGCAATAACATCCCAACCCAAGCAGGGCTTGCGTCCTCAGCTTCGGGTTTTGCTGCTTTGACTTTGGCGCTGAATGATAGCTTCGGATTTAACCTCTCAAAAGAGGCGCTATCGATGATCGCGCGAATGGGCAGTGGCAGTGCGAGTCGTTCGATCTATCAAGGTTTTGTTGAGTGGCACATGGGGCATCGCGAGGATGGCCTTGATAGTCATGCTCACCCAATTGATATTCAATGGCCCGGACTGGCCGTTGGATTGATTAAGATCGATGTCGGCGAGAAGTCGATTGACTCACGCTCTGGCATGCAACGCACCATAGAGACTTCACACCTCTACAATAGCTGGCCTGCACAAGCCAATGCAGATTTAGCTAAATTGCATGAAGCACTGAATACACATAACTTTGAGCTGCTAGCATCCACGGCCGAGCATAATGCGATGTCAATGCACGCAACCTTCGCATCAAGCTGGCCACCACTCGTCTATTGGCTGCCAGACTCTTTAGCCGCGATGCATAAAGTATGGCAGCTTCGCCAACAGGGGCTAGCTCTCTACTTTACGATGGATGCAGGTCCTAACCTCAAACTGCTCTTTGAAAAGAGCTCACTTAACGACGTTGTTAGTCACTTCCCAGAGATGGAACTGGTTCTTCCTTTTGGCGAGTAG